A single genomic interval of Rosistilla ulvae harbors:
- a CDS encoding DUF447 domain-containing protein encodes MILESLVTSVSASGELNVAPMGPIVDAGITQIQLRPFKTSTTYGNLRATSRAVVHVTDDVLMIAQAAIGRIEPPPAVRPLDGGWFVLEKASRWLAVEVVRWIDDPQRPTADCAIRAEGTGPPFFGLNRAKHAVVEAAILATRTHLLPAAELLADLERLQVLVDKTAGDAEREAFALLQATIRQRVG; translated from the coding sequence ATGATCTTGGAGAGTCTTGTCACATCGGTCAGTGCCAGCGGGGAATTAAACGTCGCGCCGATGGGACCGATCGTCGACGCGGGGATCACGCAAATCCAATTGCGGCCGTTTAAGACGTCGACGACTTACGGCAATCTTCGCGCGACCTCGCGGGCTGTGGTCCATGTGACCGACGATGTGTTGATGATCGCACAAGCTGCGATCGGGCGGATCGAACCGCCGCCGGCGGTCAGGCCGCTCGACGGTGGATGGTTTGTGTTGGAAAAGGCGAGTCGTTGGTTGGCGGTCGAAGTCGTGCGGTGGATCGACGATCCGCAGCGTCCCACGGCGGATTGCGCTATCCGAGCCGAAGGAACCGGCCCGCCATTCTTTGGACTCAATCGAGCCAAACACGCTGTCGTCGAAGCGGCGATCCTGGCGACGCGGACTCATCTGTTGCCCGCGGCGGAACTGTTGGCTGATCTGGAACGCCTGCAGGTCTTGGTCGATAAGACGGCAGGGGATGCCGAACGGGAAGCCTTTGCTCTTTTGCAAGCTACGATTCGGCAGCGGGTTGGTTAA
- a CDS encoding flagellin N-terminal helical domain-containing protein, producing MTRINTNVPSLVAQNRLQSSNGDLQEALTRLSTGLRINSGSDDPAGLIASEALRSEITSLNKAVSNTERANQIIATADSALGQVSTLLNDVRGLVVEAANSGALSPDEIAANQLQVDSSLEAINRISQTTTFQGRKLLDGSLDFLTSGTSNFDKIENIQIDQANLGNLGKIQVDVSVQEAATKASVAIENVPASGAGTGKITLTNSTGAADEAKTDPLTTAGGADFTVDVLDGSSLDGIAGNELSVDIASGETTALTQSTSAVKVLAGGGSFTISAKEGGALDGAVGDAATVQFAAGNTATAQAESGGFDVNGVTGAFTVSAKAGGAFDGTAGNALTVNIVSGTPASGAASVAEAAGVVTITVDDTTGVTLEDIQTALAGDADFEFNVAEGNEEVLFRSDGTDDTAGVSLSAGTAGTNAAALVSRTGDALTITVNDLSDQTLTDIKAALEANDDFKDDFKIQLGSAGTDVFASSGVTDDDGAALTFTGGSNAAAEVSFADGKLSITVDNTTAHNLSVIQAALDSSTTLLDGTDTFSDLFAVTINADNVFATDGSDDLTDQAFSGGTGSTATDEITITTPQGQEFNGTITIDSSGDTGGAVTASVDENNNITITVDDDSDTDLADIIAAIENDLTGYSAELTTNDGDGILHIADDSIATTEIEDADDGGITADVVFELAGATGSEVFNISAGTTLEQLISQINLVSEATGVTAVANGTTLELNSSEYGSKSFVDLKVIEEGENGTFGAAVNEGDRATGTDVKAKVNGVDASGDGNKLTINTGTLDLNMSVEADYVGSIEFDINGGGALFQLGSQVVANQQARIGIGSVNTAQLGGVSGKLFELGEGGRAALGTDPTAAAAIVDEAIDQVTGLRGRLGAFQRTTIESNLVSLNDTVANLQEAESSIRDADFAAESARLTRAQILVQSGTSVLSLANQNPQNVLSLLG from the coding sequence ATGACCCGGATTAATACTAACGTTCCATCGCTCGTTGCACAAAACCGATTGCAATCATCCAACGGCGATTTACAAGAAGCACTGACTCGTTTGAGCACCGGTCTTCGCATCAATTCGGGATCGGACGATCCGGCGGGTTTGATCGCTAGCGAAGCGCTGCGAAGCGAAATCACCAGTTTGAACAAAGCGGTCAGCAACACCGAGCGCGCCAACCAAATCATCGCGACCGCCGACAGCGCCCTGGGACAGGTGAGCACGCTGTTGAACGACGTTCGCGGCCTGGTTGTTGAAGCGGCGAATAGTGGAGCTTTGAGCCCCGACGAAATCGCGGCGAACCAATTGCAGGTCGACAGCTCGTTGGAAGCGATCAACCGAATTTCGCAAACGACAACATTCCAAGGTCGCAAGCTGTTGGATGGAAGCTTGGACTTCCTGACCAGCGGCACATCGAACTTCGACAAGATCGAAAACATTCAGATCGACCAAGCCAACTTGGGCAACCTTGGCAAGATCCAAGTCGATGTCTCGGTTCAAGAAGCAGCGACAAAGGCTTCGGTGGCGATCGAAAACGTTCCGGCTTCGGGTGCCGGCACGGGCAAGATCACCCTGACGAATTCGACCGGTGCGGCGGATGAAGCGAAGACCGACCCCTTGACGACCGCTGGCGGTGCAGACTTCACCGTCGACGTCCTCGATGGCAGCAGCCTCGATGGCATTGCAGGAAACGAACTGTCCGTCGATATCGCCAGTGGCGAGACGACCGCACTAACGCAATCCACCTCCGCGGTGAAGGTACTTGCTGGCGGTGGCAGTTTTACCATCTCGGCGAAAGAGGGAGGTGCCCTGGACGGTGCAGTAGGCGACGCCGCAACGGTTCAATTTGCAGCTGGCAACACCGCGACCGCTCAAGCCGAATCGGGTGGGTTCGACGTCAACGGCGTGACGGGTGCGTTCACCGTTTCGGCAAAAGCTGGCGGAGCATTCGACGGAACCGCTGGTAATGCACTGACAGTTAATATCGTCAGCGGTACTCCCGCCAGTGGTGCCGCTTCGGTCGCCGAAGCGGCGGGTGTCGTGACGATCACCGTCGACGATACGACCGGTGTGACTTTGGAAGATATCCAAACTGCTTTGGCTGGCGATGCCGATTTCGAATTCAACGTTGCTGAAGGAAACGAAGAAGTCCTCTTCCGATCCGATGGTACGGACGATACCGCAGGAGTCTCGCTCAGTGCCGGAACCGCGGGTACCAACGCAGCGGCTTTGGTCAGCCGAACCGGCGATGCGTTGACGATCACCGTCAATGACCTCTCGGATCAAACGTTGACCGACATCAAAGCGGCTTTGGAAGCGAACGACGATTTCAAAGACGACTTCAAGATCCAATTGGGAAGTGCTGGAACCGACGTATTCGCATCATCGGGAGTCACCGATGACGATGGCGCGGCACTGACGTTCACCGGCGGATCCAACGCCGCGGCGGAAGTCTCGTTCGCCGATGGCAAGTTGTCGATCACCGTCGACAACACCACCGCGCACAACCTGTCGGTGATCCAAGCCGCTTTGGATTCTTCGACCACGCTGTTGGACGGCACCGACACCTTCAGCGATCTGTTCGCTGTGACGATTAACGCCGACAACGTCTTCGCCACCGACGGAAGCGACGACCTCACCGACCAAGCATTCAGCGGTGGTACCGGTTCGACGGCAACCGATGAGATCACGATCACCACGCCACAAGGACAAGAGTTCAACGGCACGATCACGATCGACAGCAGTGGCGACACGGGCGGAGCGGTTACGGCGAGCGTCGATGAAAACAACAACATCACGATCACCGTCGACGACGACTCCGACACCGATCTGGCCGACATCATCGCGGCGATCGAAAACGATCTGACCGGTTATTCGGCTGAATTGACGACCAACGATGGCGACGGCATCCTGCACATCGCCGACGATTCGATCGCAACAACCGAAATCGAAGATGCCGACGATGGTGGTATCACCGCCGACGTGGTCTTCGAATTGGCCGGTGCCACGGGTTCGGAAGTCTTCAACATCAGTGCCGGCACCACGCTGGAGCAATTGATCTCGCAGATCAACCTGGTCTCCGAAGCGACGGGCGTCACAGCGGTTGCAAACGGAACCACGCTGGAATTGAATTCCAGCGAATACGGATCGAAATCGTTTGTCGATCTGAAGGTCATCGAAGAGGGTGAAAACGGAACCTTTGGTGCCGCAGTCAACGAAGGAGATCGGGCGACGGGTACCGACGTCAAGGCGAAGGTCAACGGCGTCGATGCTAGCGGCGACGGCAACAAGCTGACGATCAACACCGGAACGCTCGACCTGAACATGTCGGTCGAAGCGGACTACGTCGGTTCGATCGAATTCGACATCAACGGTGGTGGAGCCCTGTTCCAACTGGGTAGCCAAGTTGTTGCGAACCAACAGGCTCGCATCGGCATCGGCAGCGTGAACACCGCTCAATTGGGTGGAGTTAGCGGCAAGTTGTTCGAATTGGGCGAAGGTGGTCGTGCTGCTCTGGGAACCGATCCCACCGCGGCGGCAGCGATCGTCGACGAAGCGATCGATCAAGTAACCGGGCTTCGCGGTCGATTGGGTGCGTTCCAACGAACGACGATCGAAAGCAACTTGGTCAGCTTGAACGACACCGTAGCGAACCTGCAGGAAGCGGAATCGAGCATCCGCGATGCCGACTTCGCTGCCGAATCGGCTCGCCTGACGCGTGCTCAGATTCTGGTTCAATCGGGTACTTCGGTCTTGTCGCTGGCAAACCAAAACCCACAAAACGTGCTTTCGCTGCTGGGTTAA
- the fliD gene encoding flagellar filament capping protein FliD — MGTIQSSVGLITGIPIQDTVEQLMGISARPRDLLSSRTAALQQEQVAITELTALAVGLDLASAAFGRETLYETTSVASSNSEALSVTQTADSVNLQNQQVRVVQLAQTNSFGSRDLGSSTESLGYSGQLKIETGGFIDSSAALEDLNGGRGVERGQIRITDRSGNSAMIDLSGATTIDDVLASINESTDIDVRASTSGDKIVLTDKTGKTLSNLSVSEVGGGSTASDLGLRGINTASDSASGRDIYSLSAATSLSSLRDGRGVGFAGEDDIAITLRDGTELSIDFGDFSREATNASGTTTAADPNARLTIETVAAGGDYDGLEVLFVNDVGVAAGSETVELLEGTYGKQLVFHIDEGNTTATNIADALAGNEELSALFTATAGGDGSAAVSTADFAVVDGGAAIDPQSNPTIEDLLRVLNEADPKLQTSLSASGDAIELTDLSEGTGTLTIADAEGSTAASDLGLVFEGEADSTTGIALQSGLQSVSLSTLAGGAGLGTLGTISITAHDGSTADVDLSAANSVADVITAINESGLDIEADYNDQGTGIAIRDLTGGTTSNLKVSSLDETAAKLGLEIDTTDTYANGNNLRAQYVSRNTALSELNQGNGVGTGSFTIQDSTGQASIVSLGALESQTVGALIDQINSLSIGVEASLNADGNGIQIVDTSDGEGTLKITDRNGRTSAASLGIAGTAESRVIDGKVTSAIVGSQGISVNVNASDTVATIAAKIQDAGQYASASAAGGRLEILSKRGGTDGRLAVSTTGFDIGLRQTASAQDAVIEVGESGTATLFHSSDNVFSDAISGLSLTAKKVTDSAVDVDVTKNNSAVVSSVTNFVSAYNRLVDRMDALTAFDEATQSVGLLFGSGEVLRMQSQLGNLFTGRINAAGDIKSLGEIGVRLSDSGKMTFDTSKLTAKLETDPDSVKEFFTTETTGVAARIKETVDKLAGVGNSVLLNKNNSLQQRIETNNDRIASYNVRLESEEARLYKQYYAMEEAISKLQTNQSFIGNIAPITM; from the coding sequence ATGGGAACTATTCAATCATCTGTCGGTTTGATCACCGGGATTCCGATCCAGGATACCGTCGAACAATTGATGGGAATTTCGGCGCGGCCCCGCGATTTGCTGTCGTCTCGTACCGCGGCGCTACAGCAGGAACAGGTCGCGATCACCGAATTGACAGCATTGGCTGTCGGACTCGATCTGGCCAGCGCCGCGTTTGGCCGCGAAACGCTCTACGAGACGACATCGGTCGCCTCTTCGAACAGCGAAGCCCTGTCGGTCACTCAGACCGCCGATTCGGTCAATCTGCAGAATCAACAGGTCCGCGTGGTCCAATTAGCGCAGACCAACAGCTTCGGTTCCCGCGATCTGGGCAGCAGCACCGAATCGCTCGGCTACAGCGGACAACTGAAGATCGAAACCGGCGGTTTCATCGACAGCAGCGCCGCTCTGGAAGATCTTAATGGAGGCCGCGGTGTGGAGCGCGGCCAGATCCGAATCACCGATCGCAGCGGCAATTCCGCGATGATCGACCTCAGCGGCGCCACGACGATCGACGACGTCTTGGCGAGCATCAACGAATCGACCGACATCGATGTCCGTGCATCGACTTCGGGCGACAAGATCGTGTTGACCGATAAGACGGGCAAGACGCTATCAAATTTGAGTGTCAGCGAAGTTGGCGGCGGTTCGACAGCGTCCGATCTAGGCCTGCGCGGGATCAATACCGCAAGCGATTCGGCCAGTGGACGCGATATCTATTCGCTCTCCGCAGCGACTTCGTTGTCGAGTCTACGAGACGGCCGCGGCGTCGGCTTTGCCGGTGAAGATGACATCGCAATCACGCTCCGCGACGGGACCGAATTGTCGATCGATTTTGGCGACTTCTCCCGCGAAGCAACGAACGCGTCGGGAACAACGACTGCCGCCGATCCCAACGCCCGTCTGACGATCGAAACGGTCGCGGCAGGAGGCGATTACGACGGCTTGGAAGTTCTGTTTGTCAACGATGTCGGCGTCGCCGCGGGAAGCGAGACGGTCGAACTGTTGGAGGGAACTTACGGCAAACAACTGGTTTTCCATATCGACGAGGGGAACACCACCGCGACAAACATCGCCGATGCGTTGGCTGGCAACGAAGAATTGTCGGCGCTCTTCACCGCAACCGCCGGAGGCGATGGATCGGCAGCCGTATCGACCGCCGATTTCGCAGTCGTCGACGGGGGCGCGGCGATCGATCCGCAATCCAATCCAACGATCGAAGACTTGTTGCGCGTGCTGAACGAAGCCGATCCCAAGCTGCAGACGAGCCTGTCGGCTTCCGGAGACGCGATCGAGTTGACCGACCTCAGCGAAGGGACCGGAACGCTGACGATCGCCGATGCCGAAGGGAGCACGGCCGCGTCGGACCTGGGACTCGTCTTCGAAGGCGAAGCCGATTCGACGACCGGGATCGCGCTGCAATCGGGTCTGCAATCGGTCAGCCTGAGTACGTTGGCTGGCGGAGCCGGCCTGGGAACGCTGGGAACGATATCGATCACGGCTCACGACGGTTCGACCGCCGACGTCGATCTGTCGGCAGCCAACAGCGTTGCCGATGTGATCACCGCGATCAACGAAAGCGGACTCGACATCGAAGCCGACTACAACGACCAAGGGACCGGGATCGCGATCCGCGATCTGACCGGCGGGACGACCAGCAACTTAAAGGTCTCCAGCCTCGACGAGACTGCGGCGAAGTTGGGCCTGGAGATCGACACGACCGATACGTATGCCAACGGCAACAACCTGCGGGCTCAATACGTTTCGCGGAACACCGCGTTGTCGGAACTGAACCAAGGCAACGGCGTGGGGACCGGTTCGTTTACGATCCAGGACTCGACGGGGCAAGCGTCGATCGTCAGCCTTGGCGCTTTGGAATCGCAAACCGTCGGCGCTTTGATCGACCAGATCAACAGTCTCAGCATCGGTGTCGAAGCGAGCCTGAATGCCGACGGCAACGGAATCCAGATCGTCGATACCAGCGACGGCGAGGGGACCTTAAAGATCACCGATCGCAACGGTCGCACATCGGCTGCCAGTTTGGGTATCGCCGGAACGGCCGAGTCGCGCGTAATCGATGGCAAGGTGACCAGCGCGATCGTTGGTTCGCAGGGCATTTCCGTGAACGTCAATGCATCGGATACCGTCGCCACGATCGCGGCGAAGATCCAGGACGCTGGGCAGTACGCATCGGCTTCGGCCGCTGGTGGACGCTTGGAAATCCTCAGCAAACGCGGAGGCACCGACGGCCGCCTGGCCGTCTCGACCACGGGATTCGATATCGGACTGCGGCAGACAGCGTCGGCTCAGGATGCCGTTATCGAAGTCGGCGAATCGGGAACTGCGACGCTCTTCCACAGCAGCGACAACGTCTTCAGCGACGCGATCAGCGGGCTCTCCTTAACCGCCAAGAAGGTCACTGATTCGGCGGTCGATGTCGACGTCACGAAGAACAACAGCGCTGTCGTCAGCAGCGTTACGAACTTCGTTTCGGCCTACAACCGCTTGGTCGATCGGATGGATGCGTTGACAGCGTTCGACGAAGCGACGCAATCGGTCGGCCTGCTGTTTGGCAGCGGCGAAGTATTGCGGATGCAGTCCCAGCTGGGAAACCTGTTCACCGGACGGATCAACGCCGCCGGCGACATCAAATCGCTCGGCGAGATCGGTGTCCGATTGTCCGATTCGGGCAAGATGACCTTCGATACCAGCAAGTTGACGGCAAAGCTGGAGACCGATCCCGATTCGGTCAAAGAATTTTTCACGACCGAAACGACCGGCGTGGCGGCTCGGATCAAAGAGACAGTCGACAAGCTGGCCGGTGTCGGCAACAGCGTGCTATTGAACAAAAACAATTCGCTGCAGCAGCGGATCGAAACCAACAACGATCGTATCGCATCGTATAACGTGCGGCTCGAATCGGAAGAGGCGCGGCTGTACAAGCAGTACTACGCGATGGAAGAAGCGATTTCCAAGCTGCAAACCAACCAGAGCTTCATCGGCAACATCGCACCGATCACGATGTAG
- a CDS encoding HD domain-containing protein, which produces MNRQEMLSQIPELLSFAASPRVVRIPPEMNVPMTDRAARLLDTPPLRRLSQVSQLGLVGLVYPGATHSRMEHSLGVYRNALMFLQRLVTTKRFAEVVDPRGAERFLLASLLHDVGHWPFCHPIEDMRLPGVPRHEQRARRIIGDAEIADRIRNDWQIEPDEVCDLLDGKDLSDENQALSSLLSGPIDVDKMDYLIRDSLHAGVPYGRNFDTGRLIGSLAIHPSRPRLAITDKGRTAAEMMVFSRYIMFSEVYWHPTVRSATAMLQRAIYQLHERLDMDSMCELTDAPWIERLLMASAGTDVQWLTQGLFGPKRRLFKEIGQFSVLDSPQIHASLAGRPYPWLVRCSESFARLASAATGRRVGPTHVLIDAPPQKLEVDINVDVVDEQGVVRTLGDVSPVAAVLARQQFDNFVKRVRIFVCPELRDSITPQQAREILEAAVEQTPDAT; this is translated from the coding sequence ATGAACCGCCAAGAAATGTTATCGCAGATCCCCGAACTGCTCTCCTTTGCCGCATCGCCTCGCGTCGTTCGAATCCCGCCGGAGATGAACGTCCCGATGACCGATCGCGCCGCGCGATTGCTCGACACGCCGCCGCTGCGACGATTGAGCCAGGTGAGTCAATTGGGATTGGTCGGCTTGGTCTATCCCGGGGCGACTCATTCGCGGATGGAACATTCGTTAGGCGTCTACCGCAACGCGTTGATGTTTCTGCAACGCTTGGTCACAACAAAACGTTTTGCCGAAGTCGTCGACCCACGCGGTGCGGAGCGTTTTCTACTGGCGTCGCTGTTGCACGATGTCGGTCACTGGCCGTTCTGCCACCCGATCGAAGACATGCGTTTGCCGGGCGTGCCGCGCCACGAACAGCGAGCTCGGCGGATCATCGGCGACGCGGAGATCGCCGATCGGATTCGGAACGATTGGCAAATCGAACCGGACGAAGTCTGCGATTTGTTGGACGGCAAAGATCTCTCCGACGAGAACCAAGCGCTCAGCAGCCTGTTGAGCGGGCCGATCGATGTCGACAAGATGGACTACTTGATTCGCGACAGCCTGCACGCCGGCGTTCCCTACGGCCGCAACTTTGACACCGGGCGGTTGATCGGTTCGTTAGCCATCCATCCGTCGCGGCCTCGTTTGGCGATCACCGACAAAGGCCGCACGGCCGCGGAGATGATGGTCTTTTCGCGTTACATCATGTTCAGCGAGGTCTACTGGCATCCGACGGTTCGCAGCGCCACGGCGATGCTGCAACGAGCGATCTACCAGCTGCACGAACGGTTGGATATGGACAGCATGTGCGAATTGACCGACGCCCCGTGGATCGAACGGTTGTTGATGGCCAGCGCCGGAACCGATGTCCAATGGTTGACTCAAGGATTGTTTGGCCCCAAACGGCGATTGTTCAAAGAGATCGGACAGTTCAGCGTGTTGGATTCGCCGCAGATTCATGCGTCGCTTGCGGGCAGACCCTATCCGTGGCTGGTCCGTTGCAGCGAATCGTTCGCCCGATTGGCGAGCGCAGCGACCGGCCGACGCGTCGGGCCCACGCACGTCTTGATCGACGCTCCGCCGCAGAAGTTGGAGGTCGATATCAACGTCGATGTCGTCGACGAGCAGGGCGTTGTTCGCACGCTGGGTGATGTATCGCCCGTCGCGGCGGTGTTGGCACGCCAGCAGTTCGATAACTTCGTCAAACGGGTCCGGATCTTCGTCTGCCCCGAACTTCGCGACAGCATCACCCCGCAGCAAGCGCGCGAGATCCTGGAAGCTGCGGTGGAACAGACGCCCGACGCGACGTAG